CTCGGACGCCGCCGCGATGAAAACCCGCGCCACCCGCGACAGCGACAGCTATACGCTCAATGGCGCGAAGATGTTCATCACCAACGGCAGTGTCGCCGACGTCTACGTTGTGATGGCGGTGACGGACCCCGCGGCGGCGCGCTCAGGCGTCTCCGCCTTTGTGGTTGAACGCGGCTCGCGCGGCCTCAGTAGCGGCCGCAAGATCGAAAAGCTTGGACTGCACTCCTCGGACACCGCCGAGGTTGTTTTCGACAACGTCGCCATTCCGGCGCGCAATCTGATCGGCGAACTCGGCGCCGGCTACCGGCAGACGCTCGGCGTGCTCGAGGGCGGCCGCATCGGGATCGCCGGATGGGCCGGCGGTATCGCGCGCGGCGCGATGGAGGACGCCGCGGCCTATGCCAAAGAGCGGCGTCAGTTCGGCAAGGCGATCGCGGAATTCCAGGCGATCCAATGGATGATCGCCGACATGGCGACGCGGATCGAGGCTTCGTGGCTGCTCACCGGCCGCGCCGCCGCGCTGCGCGACGCCGGCAAGCCTTTTGCGCGAGAGGCCTCGATGGCCAAGTTGTTCGCCTCGGAAACTGCGATGTGGACGACCACCAAGGCCGTGCAGATTCACGGCGGCTACGGCTACGTCACGGACTTTCCGGTCGAGCGCTACATGCGCGACGCCAAACTCGCCGAGATTGGCGAGGGCACCAGCGAGGTGCAGCGCATGATTATCGCTAAATCGCTCCTCCGCGACGGCTACCTGCCCTGACAGACCTCATCTCTGGACGGAGGAGTCGGGCCACATCCGACCGGGCATTTCTGTCACCGCGCTAGTGATTCTGAACTCCCGCGACCACCGCTGCGTCTGTACTTCAGATCTTGGGGACAATGGTGCTTAGCTCTTTCCCTCGAGCTGCGGGTTATGCGATTATTTGTTGAGGTGGACGGGAGGTCCTTCGCCGTGGCCACAGCATTTCCCGGAGCTGACCGCACCCCTTGGGGTCGAGTGCATTACCCGGGACCGGACCTCCGCCCACCTTCTTAGTATTCTAAGCGGCCCGAACAATGACGCAAGGCGAACTTTTGCACTAAGGTCGCGTTATCCACATATTTTTGTACGTGAAGAGCTAGTAATCCGGATCAAGCATTCATCGGCACAGTGAAGAGGTAGTAATCTCGATTATCCTATTCATCAGCAGGGCGACACCAATCCCGATTACTGCACGGAGCGCGAAGAACCAATGAAGCGCACGCTTCCGTTGAAGTCGGGCATTGACCCCGCAGACGCCTGCTGGAATGAACCGCGTTAACTTCCGCGGATCCTAAGCGGTACCATTGCCGTTGTGGCCGAGCAGGGCGGCGAGTTCATGCTCGAAGCCGCCGGTCTCGATCGCGCAATGCATCCCGCATTCCTTGGGCGCGCCGGTCTCCCACCACCAGCGGCCGTTGCGCGGATCTTCGCCGTCCGCCACCGGGCGCGTGCAGGGCGCACAGCCGATCGACTTAAAGCCTTTGTCATAAAGCTCGTTGTAAGGGACGTCGTTGGCGCGGATATAGTCCCAGACCTCCTCATCGGTCCAGTCGGCCAGCGGCGCGAACTTCACGATCCCGCCATGATCGTGATCGATTTTCGAGTTTGCGGATATTCGAGCGAGTCGCCCATTGATCGCGCCGCAGCCCCGTAATCCAGGCGTCGTAATTCATCAGGGCGCGCGCACCGGCAGCACCTTGCGCACCTGGCAGCAGAGCAGGCGCGAGTTGACCGCGTTGTAAAGGTTCGCGATTGGCACATCCTCCGCAATTGCCTGGATGCGGCTGGTGCTCGGCATTTCCCGCAGCGAAGGTCAAACTTCGTTTCGGCCGGCGCGAGCTCAAGTATCTAGGACTGCTGTTCGGCTTGACGCTTGGCGGCATGTTGCTTTTCATGCTGGTGATCGCAATTCCGTCTGCGGTGGTAAATAATCATAATCACGCTGGCCCCGAAATCCGCGGTCTTCAATGAGGGACCGCTCACACCTGATCTTGATGATTGCGATGTATGCGATAGTCGCAACTGTGTTCCTCATCTATTTCGCTTTTTGGGTTAGGCTAATCCTCGTCCTGCCCGCGATAGCGCTCGCGATAATCTATTGGCGGCTCGTGCTCGATCCTGAGGCGCCCGCGCCGGTTGCGATCCAGGCTTACCCGATCTGCCGCATGACGAAGATGCCCGCAAGCGGCTTTTCGGCGAAGTATGAGAATCCAGCCTCCCCGATTTTTCTCGCCACCGGCATACGGTATTGACGCGCAACGCGATTGTTGACGTTTGCGGCTCTTTTCACCACGATACCAGCCGGAGGCTCTGGACCGCATGTTTATTCTCGATCAAGGCGCGCGTTTCGTCATTCCCCGCACCGAGATGACCTATCCCGGTCATAGCATGAAGCTTCATCAGAACGCCGCCGATCCCGTGAAGTCGCCGGTCGATCATGTGATGGCGGATTTTGAAGACGCCTGTCCTTACGAATTCAAGGGCGAGAAAAGCCGCAAGACGATGGTCGAGGCGCTGACCACGCTCGACTTCGGGAAAAAAATCGTCACCGTGCGGCCCAACAATATCCATTCGCCCTTCTTCAAGGGTGACCTCGAAGCGATCGTGCTGGGCGCGCCCAACCGCTTCCACGGCATCATGCTGCCGAAGACGCGCGGGCCCGAGGAGATCAAACAGGTCGCGAGCCTGCTCGACGATCTCGAGAAGCGCGGCGGCTGGAAGTACCACATCCAGATCGAATCATTGATCGAGACCCCGCAATCGCTGGTCAAAGCCTACGAGATCGCCACTGCATCGGATCGGATGGCCGGGCTGGTCTTCGGCATCGCGGATTTCGCCGCGAATCTCGGCATCCGCGAGATCGTCGAGCGCCAGAATCAGAACTTTCACTATGCCAAGCAGGCGGTGGTCGTCGCTGCCAAGGCCGCCGGACTGCACGCCGTGGACAACGTCTATCTGCGGCTGTGGCGTAAGGAGGATTCGCCCGAGCGCGTCGCCGAACTGCAGCGCGGGCTGCGCGAGAAGAATCAGGGCGCCGCCGAACTCGGGATGGACGGCACCTGGGTAATTCATCCGCAGCAGGCGCCCATCTGCAACGAGTGCTACACGCCGAGTACGGCTCAGGTCGAAGAGGCGCGCCGCGTCATCAAGCTCTATCATGAGAAGGGCGGCGGCTCGATGGCTGATCCCAAGAGCGGCGAGATGATCGACGAGGCCACCATCAAGATCGCCCTGATGGACCTCGCTAAGGGGGCGCAAGCCGGTCTGGTCGATCAGGCTGAACTCAAGGATTGGTCGGCCAAGAGCAAATCGATCACCGGCTACGACATTCTCGAACTGATGAAGCGCACCGGCTGATCTTCAGACGACGTAACTGCGTATGCTCGCCGGATTTAATGGTCAGTCGCGACGCTCGACTGGTTTGGAATCGAGCGATCTAAAATCCCGATGTTTGTGACTCGGTCAGATTGGCACACAAGCTGCTCATAAAAACATGACAGCTGACTAGCGCGGGTTGATGCGAGCGCTTTCGACGCAAATAGCCCGGGTCCGCTTTCTAACGGAGGACGTCATGCTAAAACTATTCGTCGTAGCTTTAGGAGCGATGCTATTATCTGGATGTTGCGAACTCTTTGGGATTTGCACGTCGGTCTCAGTTCATAGTTCTGCTTCTTCCGCTAACGAGATCAGTCAGCGCAATTTACCGAGCGAATGGACTTTTTCAAATCAAAGCTCCCCAGCGGGCCCTGGTTGCGCCAAGCTGTCGGCCTCATCAAGACCCGCGAACTTCTCTTAACACTCAGAGGCGAGCGGCGCCTTCCTCCGCCATCGGGCGCCGCTCGCCCAATTGCTACATCAGGTTAAACGCGCGCGCTACATTCTCGCCCAGCACGCCGCGCCGCGCCGTCGTCGTCATGCCGGCCACCATCCCGCGCAGCTCTTCCATGTAATCGCCCGGATGGTCAGGGTGCGGATAGTCGCTGGCCCAGAAAAAGCGATCCTCGCCGACCAGTTGCGTCATTGCGGCGATCGAGCGCTCATCCGGATCCGCCGAAATATAGCATTGCCGCTTGAAGTAGTAGGATGGCGGCTCCTCGAGCTGCACGGTGCCGCCCAGTCCGGTATGGCGATAGATTGCGTCACCGCGGTCGAGCCAATAGCCGATCCAGCCGGCGCCGGATTCGAGCACCACCACGCGCAGCTTCGGAAAGCGATCGAACACCCCGTACTGGAAGAGAGTCGCGAAGGCATGGCCGACACCCTGCGCCGCAAACAGATCGAAGTACCAATCGGCCCAACTCATGCCGTCGAAGCGCTGATGAATGCTGAAAGCGGTCGGTTCAAGGCCCGGATGAATCCCGACCGGAACATTCAGATCCTGCGCGGCGGCAAAAAAGGCGTCGTGGTCCGGATGGCCGTGCGGCTTTCGCGTAATCGTATAGGGCGCGACGAAAGCGCCTTTGCAGCCGGCTTTGACCGCGCGCTGCAGTTCATTGGCCGCCTCCTCGGGATCGCCCAATGAGATGTGCGCGATCGGCACCAGCCGTCCGCCCGAATCGTGACAAAACTCGGCGATCCAGCGGTTGTAGGCGCGGCAGTGCGCCGACGCCAATTCCGTATCGAAGATCTCCGCCTCCCACAACAGCCCGAGCGTTGGATAGATGACCGACTTGGCCATCCCCTCGGCGTCGAGAATCTGGAGCCGCTCCTTCAGGTCCATCGCACCCGGCGCGCAGCCCGCTAGATAGGTGTCCTCGCGCCGGCCAGTATTGAGACTCTCGAAGACGGCGCGTTTTTCCTCTGCCCGGGCGTAGAGTTCCTTGCGCCGGCCGTCATTGAACGCCCCGACCTTCTCGCCCATCTCGCGCAGCTTCTTCATCCCGCCCAGACTGTGTAGCAGGGACGGGCTGGTAAGCTCGGATCTCTTGCCGTCGATTTCGAGAAACTCGAAACCGTCGTCGCCGACCGTCAGCCGCGTCGCGCGCTCCCGATAGCGCGGTTCCAAATAACGCTCAAAAAGATCCGGCGGCTCGAGAATATGGCCATCCGCATCGATCAGCAGCTCTTCGTAAGCCATTGATTCATTTCCTCCGTCAATAGTTTCCCCGATTGAATTTGTCCCCGAGGGACATTCGGATGATGGCAAATCGCTTGACGGGTTGGCAAGCCTACGATGCCGCGCGCAATCTCTCTCCCCCTCTTACTTAATCGCGATCGGGTTAACCGACGAGCCGCAGCCATGCACCAGCTTGAGCGGCGCGCCGGCAAACAGAAACGTATACTGCTTGTCCTTGGCGCAGTCGTCGGCCAGATCCTTAAGCCAGACGATCTCGTTGAAAATTACGCCGAGATTGCACAGCAGCGCGCCATGCAGCACGCCCGTGCTCTGCGTTGTCTTGTTAAAGCCCTGCTCGCAGCCGACGTTGTCGGCGCTGATCGACGCGATCTCCATCTCGTGAAACCATTTCACCAGCTCGGGACTGTACTCCAGCCCCGGCTCGTCGAATTGACCATCCGGGAAAAACGCTCCAACCCCTTCTTCATAAAAGCGGTTGAGCCAGCCGGTGTGCAGCACCACGATGTCGTGTTTCTCGATCGTCGAGCCCTGCTTTTTCGCGGCGTCGAGCAGATCCGTCAGCGTGACGCCCTCACCGCGGTCCAGATGTTTCTTGCCCTTGAAGCGCGCCGCGTCGATCAGGATGCCGCGCCCGACCACGCCGTGTTCACCCATCGGCTGCACCGAGCACTTTTGCAGACCGCCGATCGTGGTCTTGGGATCGAAGCCGTTGTAGAGCTTGTCGCCGTACCAGGCATGGCCGAGCGCGTCATATTGGGTGGTCGATTGCGGAAACATCGTGATGACGTCGTCGGAGTATTTGAGCCCGCCCGGAAAAGGTTTGTCGCGCCCGGAAATATACGAGCCTTCGTCGTGCGTCAGCGTATGAATCGGTTGCGAGCGCAAGGGATGGGTCGGGTCGCCGGCCGGACGCGCGACCGGCACGCCGAGCATAAAGACCTTGCCCTGCTTGACCGCGCGAACTCCGCGCAGCACTTCCTGATCAGTGAGAAAATTCAAGCAGCCGATTTCGTCGTTGGCGCCCCAGCGTCCCCAGTTCTTCGGGGAGTCCTTGAGCAACTCGGTCATTTCGATAGGTTTGTTCGGCATGATTTCTCCTCCTTGAGAAAAGTTTCGTTGAGCAAAGATTCGTTGCAGAGATAACCCGATTAAAGCCGCGGATCGAGCGCGACGGAGATCGCCTGTGCGCCGGGAATCCGGCCCGCCAGCGTGCGAATCGCGCGGTCGATGTCGTTCAGCGCGAAACTATGGGTGTGCATTTTCTCGAACGGATAGCGCCCCGATTCGATCAGCCGTACCGCCGCTGCAAAGGAATCGAAATCGGCGTTCTTAACCCCCTTGATAGTTAGTTCCTTCGAGAAGATGCGATCGTTGCGCAGATCGGGAATTGCCGCAGTCGGGCCTTTGACGCCGGCCAGTATGATCGTGCCGCCGACCCGCGCGATCTCGACCGCCTTTGCGATCGGCTCCATGGTCTCGGAGGTCACGTCCACCACGACGTCGGCGCCGTCGCCCTGCGTCAGCTCGCGCACCCGCGCGACCACATCTTCGTCAGCATAGATCGTCGCGTCGGCGCCGAATTCTTCGGCCAGCCGGATCCGATGGGCGCTCCGGCGGCGCGCGACGATCGCGACGTGCGCGGCACCGGCCTCGCGCGCCGCGGCGACGCAGGCGATTCCGCGCTGCCCCGCGCCGAAAATCACCACGGTGTCGCCGAGCCGCGTGCCGGGAATCCGCTGCGCCCAGCTAATCCCGGCGGCGATCGGCTGATAGAGCGCGGCCAGCTCCGGCGCCACGCCGGGCGCCACCTTGTGCAAGGCAACTTCAGGATCGAGATACATGAACTCCGCCATCCCGCCCCACAAAGCCGGCGCAATCGTCGTCGGGATGAAACCGCATACGGAGATAGCGGCGCCCGGCCGCCCGACCCGGCAGTTGCGATAGTCGCCGCGTTTGCAGGCGCGACAATGGCCGCATCCGCGCGTCGGCTCGACCACGACGCGATCACCCGCTGCCAGCCCCCAGCGCCGCGCCGCCTCTTCACCGATCTCCTCGATTACGCCGACCGGCTCGTGGCCGGGGATCATCGGCAGAGCGAGCAACGCGTCGAGCTTGCCGTCATATTGATCGACATCGCTGCCGCAAATGCCGCAGGCCTCGACCCGCAGCAGCGCGTCATACGCGCCGATCCGCGGCAACTCGAACTGCTGCATCTC
The Candidatus Binataceae bacterium genome window above contains:
- a CDS encoding acyl-CoA dehydrogenase family protein, whose product is MDFELTAEQRQIRETLAVFAEREIKPHARQWDNDASFPRHVVAQLGELGFLGVSFPEKYGGGGADTLSQVVVVEGLARYDAGLALSCAAHMSLSSGHIALFASEEQRAHYLPDLVAARKLGAWCLTEPSSGSDAAAMKTRATRDSDSYTLNGAKMFITNGSVADVYVVMAVTDPAAARSGVSAFVVERGSRGLSSGRKIEKLGLHSSDTAEVVFDNVAIPARNLIGELGAGYRQTLGVLEGGRIGIAGWAGGIARGAMEDAAAYAKERRQFGKAIAEFQAIQWMIADMATRIEASWLLTGRAAALRDAGKPFAREASMAKLFASETAMWTTTKAVQIHGGYGYVTDFPVERYMRDAKLAEIGEGTSEVQRMIIAKSLLRDGYLP
- a CDS encoding phosphoadenosine phosphosulfate reductase family protein — translated: MTTPGLRGCGAINGRLARISANSKIDHDHGGIVKFAPLADWTDEEVWDYIRANDVPYNELYDKGFKSIGCAPCTRPVADGEDPRNGRWWWETGAPKECGMHCAIETGGFEHELAALLGHNGNGTA
- a CDS encoding CoA ester lyase, encoding MFILDQGARFVIPRTEMTYPGHSMKLHQNAADPVKSPVDHVMADFEDACPYEFKGEKSRKTMVEALTTLDFGKKIVTVRPNNIHSPFFKGDLEAIVLGAPNRFHGIMLPKTRGPEEIKQVASLLDDLEKRGGWKYHIQIESLIETPQSLVKAYEIATASDRMAGLVFGIADFAANLGIREIVERQNQNFHYAKQAVVVAAKAAGLHAVDNVYLRLWRKEDSPERVAELQRGLREKNQGAAELGMDGTWVIHPQQAPICNECYTPSTAQVEEARRVIKLYHEKGGGSMADPKSGEMIDEATIKIALMDLAKGAQAGLVDQAELKDWSAKSKSITGYDILELMKRTG
- a CDS encoding amidohydrolase family protein, producing MAYEELLIDADGHILEPPDLFERYLEPRYRERATRLTVGDDGFEFLEIDGKRSELTSPSLLHSLGGMKKLREMGEKVGAFNDGRRKELYARAEEKRAVFESLNTGRREDTYLAGCAPGAMDLKERLQILDAEGMAKSVIYPTLGLLWEAEIFDTELASAHCRAYNRWIAEFCHDSGGRLVPIAHISLGDPEEAANELQRAVKAGCKGAFVAPYTITRKPHGHPDHDAFFAAAQDLNVPVGIHPGLEPTAFSIHQRFDGMSWADWYFDLFAAQGVGHAFATLFQYGVFDRFPKLRVVVLESGAGWIGYWLDRGDAIYRHTGLGGTVQLEEPPSYYFKRQCYISADPDERSIAAMTQLVGEDRFFWASDYPHPDHPGDYMEELRGMVAGMTTTARRGVLGENVARAFNLM
- a CDS encoding cyclase family protein, with the protein product MPNKPIEMTELLKDSPKNWGRWGANDEIGCLNFLTDQEVLRGVRAVKQGKVFMLGVPVARPAGDPTHPLRSQPIHTLTHDEGSYISGRDKPFPGGLKYSDDVITMFPQSTTQYDALGHAWYGDKLYNGFDPKTTIGGLQKCSVQPMGEHGVVGRGILIDAARFKGKKHLDRGEGVTLTDLLDAAKKQGSTIEKHDIVVLHTGWLNRFYEEGVGAFFPDGQFDEPGLEYSPELVKWFHEMEIASISADNVGCEQGFNKTTQSTGVLHGALLCNLGVIFNEIVWLKDLADDCAKDKQYTFLFAGAPLKLVHGCGSSVNPIAIK
- a CDS encoding zinc-binding dehydrogenase, with the protein product MAKSRAVVQVGARRFEMQQFELPRIGAYDALLRVEACGICGSDVDQYDGKLDALLALPMIPGHEPVGVIEEIGEEAARRWGLAAGDRVVVEPTRGCGHCRACKRGDYRNCRVGRPGAAISVCGFIPTTIAPALWGGMAEFMYLDPEVALHKVAPGVAPELAALYQPIAAGISWAQRIPGTRLGDTVVIFGAGQRGIACVAAAREAGAAHVAIVARRRSAHRIRLAEEFGADATIYADEDVVARVRELTQGDGADVVVDVTSETMEPIAKAVEIARVGGTIILAGVKGPTAAIPDLRNDRIFSKELTIKGVKNADFDSFAAAVRLIESGRYPFEKMHTHSFALNDIDRAIRTLAGRIPGAQAISVALDPRL